In the genome of Vicia villosa cultivar HV-30 ecotype Madison, WI linkage group LG7, Vvil1.0, whole genome shotgun sequence, one region contains:
- the LOC131617652 gene encoding laccase-5-like: MEPFNTMFLAFFLLLVSLANAKVQEHEFVVQETPVKRLCNTHMSITVNGQFPGPTLEVNNGDTLVVKVVNKARYNVTIHWHGVRQIRTGWADGPEFVTQCPIRPGGSYTYRFTIQGQEGTLWWHAHSSWLRATVYGALIIHPKEGDDYPFTKPKRETPILLGEWWDANPIDVVRQATQTGAAPNISDAYTINGQPGDLYKCSSQGTTIVPIDSGETNLIRVINAALNQPLFFTIANHKLTVVGADASYVKPFTTNVLMLGPGQTTDVLINGDQPPSRYYIAARAYQSAQNAAFDNTTTTAILEYKSSPCPAKGGANIKPIMPSLPNYNDTNTVTSFSKSFRSLRKVEVPYEVDEDLFFTIGLGLNKCPSNFNSNQCQGPNGTRFTSSMNNVSFVLPNKFSILQAHKLGVQGIFTTDFPTKPPVKFDYTGNVSRSLWQPIQGTKVTKLRFGSRVQIVLQDTSIVTPENHPIHLHGYDFYIVAEGFGNFDPKKDASKFNLVDPPMRNTVAVPVNGWAVIRFVADNPGVWIMHCHLDVHIGWGLATVFLVEDGEGLLESIEAPPEDLPLC; encoded by the exons ATGGAACCTTTCAACACCATGTTCTTAGCATTTTTTCTTCTCTTGGTTTCTTTAGCCAATGCCAAAGTTCAAGAACACGAATTCgtt GTTCAAGAAACTCCAGTGAAGAGGCTGTGCAACACACATATGAGTATTACTGTAAATGGACAATTTCCTGGTCCAACTTTGGAAGTTAATAATGGAGATACTTTGGTTGTTAAAGTCGTTAACAAAGCTCGTTATAATGTCACCATTCACTG GCATGGAGTTAGGCAGATCAGAACAGGGTGGGCTGATGGGCCGGAATTCGTGACACAATGTCCTATTCGTCCTGGAGGAAGTTACACCTACAGGTTTACCATTCAAGGACAGGAAGGTACACTTTGGTGGCATGCTCATAGTTCATGGCTTAGAGCCACGGTTTATGGAGCTCTAATCATTCATCCAAAGGAGGGCGACGATTATCCTTTCACTAAGCCAAAGCGCGAAACACCTATTCTTCTAG GGGAATGGTGGGATGCAAACCCTATTGATGTTGTGAGACAAGCAACACAAACAGGAGCTGCTCCAAATATATCTGATGCATACACTATCAATGGTCAACCTGGTGATCTTTACAAGTGTTCTTCTCAAG GCACAACAATTGTTCCAATAGATTCAGGAGAAACAAATCTCATAAGAGTAATCAATGCAGCATTAAACCAACCACTTTTCTTCACAATTGCAAACCACAAATTAACAGTAGTAGGTGCTGATGCTTCTTATGTTAAACCATTCACAACCAATGTCCTTATGTTAGGACCTGGCCAAACCACTGATGTTCTCATCAACGGCGACCAACCACCATCACGATACTACATCGCAGCTCGCGCTTACCAATCCGCTCAAAACGCTGCGTTCGATAACACAACGACGACCGCAATTCTCGAATACAAATCATCACCATGTCCTGCAAAGGGTGGTGCAAATatcaaacctattatgccttcATTACCAAACTACAATGACACAAACACTGTTACATCCTTTAGTAAAAGTTTCAGAAGTTTAAGAAAAGTTGAAGTTCCTTATGAAGTTGATGAAGATCTTTTCTTTACTATTGGATTAGGACTCAACAAATGTCCATCAAATTTCAATTCGAACCAATGTCAAGGACCGAACGGGACGCGGTTCACTTCAAGTATGAACAATGTGTCTTTTGTACTACCAAACAAGTTTTCAATCCTGCAGGCTCATAAACTTGGAGTGCAAGGCATCTTTACGACCGATTTTCCCACGAAACCGCCTGTGAAATTTGATTACACCGGTAACGTGAGTCGGTCGCTGTGGCAACCGATTCAAGGGACTAAAGTTACTAAGTTGAGATTTGGATCAAGGGTTCAGATTGTTTTGCAGGATACTAGTATTGTTACTCCTGAGAATCACCCTATTCATCTTCATGGTTATGATTTTTATATTGTTGCTGAGGGTTTTGGAAACTTTGATCCTAAGAAAGATGCTTCCAAATTTAACCTTGTTGATCCACCTATGAGGAACACTGTTGCTGTACCTGTTAACGGTTGGGCAGTTATCAGATTTGTAGCTGATAATCCAG GTGTTTGGATTATGCATTGTCACTTGGATGTTCATATTGGATGGGGTTTGGCAACTGTGTTCTTGGTAGAGGATGGAGAAGGGCTATTGGAATCCATAGAAGCTCCTCCAGAGGATTTGCCTCTATGTTAG